From Paraburkholderia sabiae, a single genomic window includes:
- a CDS encoding metallophosphoesterase — MREPYRAVHRYPRNDSGRDFVVGDIHGCFAQLRAELEARNFDPQRDRLFAVGDLVDRGPQSEHLLEAVERYGIRSVKGNHEDVIVRWHAGEEQAFSLLGNGGNWLLDRAEEREWVNEIAAYMASLPYLIEIETEHGLVGIVHADSPVSDWNRLVGEIEREKADGKTRRKAIWSRTRWKTYQPHPSPSRNTLRSLLDKAKHSVRAQSHAPGRIDNVTAVIVGHTPVAGVTAKDNVINIDTGAVYGGKLTIVDLADLPKWVDVSAGQSVDAAGQARREPVMETSAARIGEPVFADTMVRAEVPELAESLVDTDMPVMTEHAATASEAVVERPATTEVPHSAPRPASEAKVAEAKPVEAKPALQPSSFTANTMHITVRMSMFNIVSERQQGAANTAARSRRR, encoded by the coding sequence ATGAGAGAGCCCTATCGCGCCGTTCACCGCTATCCGCGTAACGACTCGGGACGCGACTTCGTCGTGGGAGATATACACGGCTGCTTCGCGCAACTGCGCGCGGAGCTCGAAGCGCGCAACTTCGATCCGCAACGCGACCGGCTGTTCGCAGTCGGCGATCTCGTCGATCGCGGGCCGCAGTCGGAGCATCTGCTCGAAGCCGTCGAGCGATATGGCATCAGGTCGGTGAAGGGCAATCACGAAGATGTGATCGTGCGTTGGCATGCCGGCGAAGAACAGGCGTTTTCGCTGTTGGGTAATGGCGGAAACTGGCTACTCGATCGCGCGGAAGAACGCGAATGGGTCAACGAGATTGCCGCGTATATGGCCTCGCTGCCGTATCTGATCGAGATCGAAACCGAACACGGACTCGTCGGTATCGTGCACGCCGATTCGCCTGTTTCCGACTGGAACCGGCTGGTCGGCGAAATCGAACGGGAAAAGGCGGACGGCAAGACGCGCCGCAAGGCGATCTGGTCGCGCACGCGCTGGAAAACTTATCAGCCGCATCCGTCGCCGTCGCGTAACACGTTGCGCAGTCTGCTGGACAAGGCGAAGCACAGCGTGCGTGCGCAGTCGCATGCGCCGGGCCGGATCGACAACGTGACGGCCGTGATCGTCGGCCATACGCCCGTGGCGGGCGTCACCGCGAAAGACAACGTGATCAACATCGACACGGGCGCGGTCTACGGCGGCAAGCTCACGATCGTCGATCTCGCGGATCTGCCTAAATGGGTCGATGTGTCGGCAGGTCAATCCGTCGATGCCGCCGGGCAAGCCCGGCGCGAGCCTGTGATGGAAACGAGTGCCGCGCGCATCGGCGAGCCCGTATTCGCCGACACCATGGTCAGAGCCGAAGTGCCCGAACTGGCGGAAAGTCTGGTGGACACGGACATGCCCGTGATGACAGAGCACGCCGCGACTGCAAGCGAAGCGGTCGTCGAGCGTCCTGCGACGACAGAGGTCCCGCACAGCGCGCCGCGTCCCGCATCTGAAGCGAAAGTCGCTGAAGCAAAACCCGTCGAGGCAAAACCCGCGCTGCAACCGTCATCGTTCACTGCAAACACCATGCACATCACGGTACGCATGAGCATGTTCAACATCGTGAGCGAGCGGCAGCAGGGTGCTGCCAATACCGCAGCGCGTTCGCGTCGACGCTAA
- a CDS encoding IS481 family transposase, whose protein sequence is MPWEAKNTMNLREEFVSLAATQALSFSELCRRYRISRQTGYKWLDRHKAEGPGGLADRSRRPHHSPLRSPEHIEARVLELRREHGWGGRKIERRLRDLGETEVPAPATITEILRRHGLIDEQASQQRQHWQRFEHAHPNLLWQMDFKGDVQTLKDGRCMPLTVIDDHSRYNLVLSACSRTTTQVVQAELERAFRCYGLPARINTDNGAPWGSPGAPGQLTELAVWLIRLGIEVSYSRPYHPQTNGKDERFHRTLKAEVLDRQTFSTHAHMQQALDRWRHVYNVERPHEALGMATPITRYACSLRAMPGRLPEPEYGCGDEVLRVNASGEVRLRGEKLKLSIALKGLQVAARMSEKEDGVIEIWFAHQRVAKLDLKAPKP, encoded by the coding sequence ATGCCCTGGGAAGCAAAAAACACCATGAATCTCCGCGAAGAATTCGTCAGCCTGGCCGCCACACAGGCCCTGTCATTCAGCGAGCTATGCCGGCGCTACCGGATCAGCCGCCAGACCGGCTACAAGTGGCTGGACCGTCACAAGGCCGAAGGCCCCGGCGGGCTGGCCGACCGCTCCCGACGCCCGCACCACAGCCCCCTGCGCTCACCTGAACACATCGAAGCGCGGGTGCTGGAACTGCGTCGCGAACATGGCTGGGGCGGACGCAAGATCGAACGGCGCCTGAGGGATCTGGGTGAGACAGAGGTGCCCGCGCCCGCCACGATCACCGAAATCCTGCGGCGCCACGGGCTCATCGATGAACAGGCGTCGCAGCAGCGCCAGCACTGGCAGCGCTTCGAGCACGCGCATCCGAACCTGCTGTGGCAGATGGACTTCAAGGGCGACGTCCAGACGCTGAAGGATGGGCGCTGCATGCCGCTGACGGTCATCGACGATCACTCGCGCTACAACCTCGTGCTGAGCGCCTGCTCGCGTACGACCACACAGGTCGTGCAGGCCGAGCTTGAGCGCGCGTTCCGCTGCTACGGGCTGCCCGCGCGCATCAACACCGACAATGGGGCGCCGTGGGGCTCGCCCGGCGCGCCGGGGCAGCTCACCGAACTCGCGGTCTGGCTGATCCGGCTGGGCATCGAGGTGAGCTACAGCCGGCCGTATCACCCGCAGACCAATGGCAAGGACGAACGGTTTCACCGCACGCTGAAGGCCGAAGTGCTGGACCGGCAGACCTTCAGCACGCATGCGCACATGCAGCAGGCACTGGATCGCTGGCGGCACGTGTACAACGTCGAACGTCCGCACGAGGCACTGGGGATGGCCACGCCCATCACGCGCTACGCGTGCAGCCTGCGCGCGATGCCCGGGCGGCTGCCCGAGCCCGAATACGGCTGCGGCGATGAAGTGTTGCGGGTCAATGCCAGCGGCGAGGTGCGCCTGCGCGGCGAGAAACTCAAGCTATCGATCGCGCTCAAGGGGCTGCAGGTAGCAGCCCGCATGAGCGAGAAGGAAGACGGGGTGATCGAGATATGGTTTGCCCATCAGCGGGTCGCAAAACTTGACCTGAAGGCTCCCAAACCCTGA
- a CDS encoding sigma-54-dependent transcriptional regulator — protein sequence MNLNLKRLYHVCNPERACLDGNLPSLQWRIRSIDIRERQGAALLANDRAAGLIEFPSLSIPADLNEVDELTRSSAAISWVAVVTNAHLEDPEIGRIVRTRCVSYIRLPAAAETIAQELDRAYEMSAADSTEYKSGNTANTGALAMIGASASMGEVRAAIRTASEHERAVTIVGESGSGKALTASSIHLGSARREGPFVSIDCAAYAPERVEAEIFGVGETKVETGNQRSRLSMAEGGSLYIDGICELPLAAQERLADLIDDGACNVRIICSTHIDLQRAADEARLHARLFSALSSATIVIPPLRERGPDIRLLAAHLLKSFRSDSRHQVQGFSVCAWEAFDTHTWPGNVREMINRIRHAIVASNGPLISATDLGFEHISSMPMMRASDETDDIPEWDAVELAVARNQGRLDAAATELHISKVLLARMLASNARRAVATPGALRMDSA from the coding sequence ATGAATCTAAATCTGAAACGGCTCTATCACGTCTGCAATCCCGAACGCGCATGTCTCGACGGAAATCTTCCGTCGCTGCAATGGCGTATCCGCAGCATCGACATTCGAGAACGACAAGGTGCCGCGTTGCTCGCGAACGATCGTGCCGCAGGTTTGATCGAATTTCCTTCTCTGAGCATTCCCGCCGACCTGAATGAAGTCGACGAACTCACGCGTTCGAGTGCAGCCATCAGCTGGGTCGCCGTCGTCACCAATGCGCATCTCGAGGACCCGGAAATCGGGCGCATCGTGCGCACGCGTTGCGTGAGTTATATCCGCCTGCCCGCAGCAGCGGAAACGATCGCGCAGGAACTCGATCGCGCCTATGAGATGTCGGCCGCTGATTCGACCGAGTACAAGAGCGGCAATACGGCCAATACGGGAGCGCTTGCGATGATCGGCGCGAGCGCTTCGATGGGCGAAGTGCGCGCGGCAATACGGACTGCATCCGAACACGAACGCGCGGTGACGATCGTCGGCGAATCGGGGAGTGGCAAGGCGCTGACAGCATCGTCGATTCATCTGGGTTCGGCGCGCAGAGAAGGGCCGTTCGTCTCGATCGATTGTGCAGCGTACGCGCCTGAGCGCGTGGAAGCGGAAATATTTGGCGTAGGGGAGACTAAAGTCGAAACGGGCAATCAGCGATCTCGCCTGAGCATGGCGGAGGGCGGCTCACTGTATATCGACGGCATCTGCGAACTGCCGCTTGCAGCACAAGAACGGCTCGCGGATCTGATCGATGACGGTGCGTGCAATGTGCGCATCATCTGCTCGACACATATCGACCTGCAGCGCGCTGCAGACGAAGCCCGTCTGCACGCGCGTCTTTTTTCGGCGCTGTCGTCCGCGACGATTGTCATTCCACCGCTGCGCGAACGCGGCCCGGACATCCGTCTGCTCGCGGCGCATCTGCTGAAGAGCTTCCGTTCCGATTCGCGGCATCAGGTGCAGGGTTTTTCGGTGTGCGCGTGGGAAGCGTTCGATACGCACACCTGGCCCGGCAACGTGCGCGAAATGATCAACCGTATCCGTCATGCTATCGTGGCCAGTAACGGGCCGCTGATCAGTGCGACGGATCTGGGTTTCGAACATATCTCCAGCATGCCGATGATGCGGGCGTCGGACGAAACCGACGACATTCCCGAATGGGACGCCGTCGAACTGGCCGTCGCACGAAATCAGGGCCGGCTCGACGCGGCGGCGACGGAATTGCATATCTCGAAGGTATTGCTGGCGCGCATGCTCGCGTCGAATGCCAGGCGGGCCGTGGCGACGCCCGGCGCGCTGCGGATGGACTCGGCATAA
- a CDS encoding OsmC family protein — MAKHTALIEWSSNGSKFTDNRYSRAHQWTFDGGAIVPASSSPHVVRVPFSDPAAVDPEEAYVAALSSCHMLWFLSIAAEQGYVVTSYRDEAEGTMAKNDAGKEVVTRVVLKPAVAFAGSKAPSNEALAHLHHLAHDSCFLANSVKTVIDVEGSWSFSEL; from the coding sequence ATGGCCAAACATACGGCGCTGATCGAATGGAGCAGTAACGGCAGCAAGTTCACCGACAACCGCTATAGCCGCGCGCATCAATGGACGTTCGACGGCGGCGCAATCGTACCTGCATCGAGTTCGCCTCACGTCGTGCGCGTGCCTTTCTCGGATCCCGCCGCTGTCGACCCGGAAGAAGCCTACGTTGCCGCGCTGTCGAGCTGCCACATGCTGTGGTTTCTTTCGATCGCGGCAGAGCAGGGCTACGTCGTCACGTCGTATCGCGATGAAGCCGAAGGCACGATGGCGAAGAACGACGCGGGCAAGGAAGTGGTCACGCGCGTCGTGTTGAAGCCCGCTGTTGCATTCGCGGGATCGAAAGCGCCCAGCAATGAAGCGCTCGCGCATCTGCATCACCTCGCACACGACTCCTGCTTTCTGGCCAATTCGGTGAAGACGGTGATCGATGTCGAAGGCAGCTGGAGTTTCAGCGAGCTTTGA
- a CDS encoding 2-hydroxyacid dehydrogenase → MKPSLLVLIPLSDESRTHIAASFEVSYAPTHEARKEAIATEGAQIRAVLTNGTTGLTAPEIDAMPALEFVSALGAGYENIATDHARARGIVLANGAGTNDDCVADHAMALLLAVVRDVPQRDRATREGIWRDALPMRPSVSGKRLGVIGLGNIGRKVARRAAGFDIEVAYHNRKPREGATWRYFADVNELARWSDYLVVATPGGPSTHHLINRDVLEALGPKGFLVNVSRGSVVDTAALAHALSHGVIAGAGLDVYEGEPQPPQALLPLTNVVLTPHVAGTSPESTGASVDNFITNATRHFAGEDVLTPI, encoded by the coding sequence ATGAAACCATCCCTGCTGGTACTGATCCCTCTCAGCGACGAAAGTCGCACCCACATCGCGGCATCGTTCGAAGTCAGCTACGCGCCAACGCACGAAGCACGCAAAGAAGCCATCGCAACGGAGGGCGCGCAGATCCGCGCTGTGTTGACTAACGGCACGACGGGCTTGACGGCGCCAGAGATCGACGCCATGCCCGCACTCGAATTCGTCAGCGCGCTCGGCGCAGGCTACGAAAACATTGCGACGGACCACGCGCGCGCACGCGGCATCGTGCTCGCGAACGGCGCAGGTACTAACGACGACTGCGTCGCCGATCACGCAATGGCCTTGCTGCTCGCAGTGGTCCGCGACGTGCCGCAACGCGATCGCGCAACACGCGAAGGCATCTGGCGCGACGCGCTTCCGATGCGTCCGTCCGTATCGGGCAAACGGCTCGGCGTGATCGGCCTCGGCAATATCGGGCGGAAGGTTGCGCGGCGCGCAGCGGGCTTCGATATCGAAGTCGCGTATCACAACCGCAAGCCGCGCGAGGGCGCCACGTGGCGCTATTTCGCCGACGTAAATGAACTCGCGCGCTGGAGCGACTATCTGGTCGTTGCAACGCCGGGTGGACCGTCGACGCATCATCTGATCAACCGCGATGTTCTCGAAGCGCTGGGCCCGAAGGGCTTTCTGGTGAACGTGTCGCGCGGCAGCGTCGTCGATACGGCGGCGCTCGCGCACGCGTTGAGCCACGGCGTCATTGCGGGCGCAGGGCTCGATGTGTACGAAGGCGAACCGCAGCCGCCGCAGGCGCTGCTGCCTCTGACCAATGTCGTGCTCACGCCGCATGTTGCGGGCACGTCGCCGGAATCGACCGGCGCTTCCGTCGATAACTTCATCACCAACGCCACGCGTCACTTCGCGGGCGAAGATGTGTTGACACCCATCTGA